In one Bacteroides intestinalis DSM 17393 genomic region, the following are encoded:
- a CDS encoding 2-oxoacid:acceptor oxidoreductase subunit alpha codes for MANDMMVKELDQVVVRFSGDSGDGMQLAGNIFSTVSATVGNDISTFPDYPADIRAPQGSLTGVSGFQVHIGASKVFTPGDKCDVLVAMNAAALKTQYKFAKSTACIIIDTDCFQASDLQKAAFKTDNPIEEMGIKQDVIAAPISQMVKDCLAETGMDNKAMLKCRNMFALGLVCWLFNRDLKIAEDFLREKFAKKPEIAEANIKVIHAGYDYGHNTHASVAHTYKIESKIKTPGIYMDIMGNKATAYGFIAAAEKAGLKLFLGSYPITPATDVLHELSKHKSLGVITVQCEDEISGCATAIGASFAGALAVTTTSGPGVCLKSEAMNLAVITELPLVVLDVQRGGPSTGLPTKSEQTDLLQALFGRNGESPMPVIAATSPTNCFDAAYAACKMALEHMTPVVLLTDGFVANGSGSWKLPNLDTYPEIKPQYVTPEMKDNYTPYKRNPENQVRYWAVPGQEGYTHILGGLEKDSNTGAISTDPENHNLMCHLRAEKVAKIAVPDVEVQGCADDADLLIVGFGGTYGHLYSAMEEMNKAGQKVALAHFSYINPLPKNTAEVLKKYKKVVVAEQNLGQFAGYLRMKVDNFTPYQFNEVKGQPFVVSELVAAFTEILNK; via the coding sequence ATGGCAAACGACATGATGGTAAAAGAACTGGATCAAGTGGTAGTCCGCTTTTCCGGAGACTCCGGCGATGGTATGCAGCTCGCCGGCAACATCTTTTCAACAGTATCGGCTACGGTGGGAAATGACATCAGTACTTTCCCCGACTATCCCGCAGATATCCGCGCCCCGCAAGGCTCTCTGACCGGCGTATCAGGTTTCCAGGTACACATCGGCGCCAGCAAAGTATTCACCCCGGGTGATAAATGCGATGTATTGGTAGCTATGAACGCTGCCGCATTGAAAACACAGTATAAGTTTGCTAAGTCTACTGCTTGCATCATTATCGACACAGACTGTTTCCAGGCTTCCGATTTACAGAAAGCCGCTTTCAAGACTGACAATCCTATCGAAGAAATGGGTATCAAGCAAGATGTTATTGCCGCTCCTATTTCTCAAATGGTGAAAGACTGTCTGGCAGAAACAGGTATGGACAACAAAGCAATGCTGAAATGCCGCAACATGTTCGCTCTCGGCCTGGTATGCTGGTTGTTCAATCGCGACCTGAAGATTGCGGAAGATTTCCTTAGAGAGAAGTTTGCAAAAAAGCCGGAAATAGCAGAAGCCAACATCAAGGTAATTCACGCCGGTTACGACTATGGTCACAATACACACGCTTCCGTAGCACATACTTATAAGATAGAAAGTAAGATAAAGACGCCCGGAATATATATGGATATCATGGGCAACAAAGCTACAGCCTACGGTTTCATTGCTGCTGCTGAAAAAGCAGGTCTGAAGTTATTCCTGGGTTCTTATCCCATCACTCCGGCTACGGACGTATTACATGAACTCTCCAAACATAAATCCTTAGGTGTCATTACCGTTCAATGCGAAGATGAGATTTCCGGCTGTGCTACGGCTATCGGTGCTTCTTTTGCTGGTGCATTGGCTGTAACTACCACTTCCGGTCCGGGTGTCTGCCTGAAATCAGAGGCTATGAACCTTGCAGTGATTACAGAACTTCCCTTGGTTGTTCTGGACGTACAACGCGGTGGTCCTTCCACAGGTTTGCCGACTAAATCGGAACAAACGGACTTGTTACAGGCTTTGTTTGGTCGTAACGGTGAGAGTCCAATGCCGGTTATTGCTGCAACCTCACCGACAAACTGCTTCGATGCAGCCTATGCAGCTTGTAAAATGGCTTTGGAACACATGACTCCGGTAGTTCTGTTAACAGACGGTTTCGTGGCCAACGGTTCCGGTTCATGGAAGCTGCCGAACCTGGATACATATCCTGAAATCAAACCTCAGTATGTTACTCCTGAAATGAAGGATAACTATACTCCTTATAAACGCAATCCTGAGAACCAAGTACGTTACTGGGCCGTTCCGGGACAAGAAGGCTATACTCATATCCTCGGTGGTCTGGAAAAAGACAGCAACACTGGTGCGATCTCTACCGATCCTGAAAACCACAATCTAATGTGCCACCTGCGTGCAGAAAAAGTTGCAAAGATTGCTGTACCCGATGTAGAAGTACAAGGCTGTGCAGATGATGCAGACCTGCTGATTGTAGGTTTTGGCGGTACTTACGGACACTTGTATTCTGCTATGGAAGAGATGAACAAAGCCGGACAAAAAGTAGCCTTAGCTCACTTCTCTTATATCAATCCTCTGCCTAAAAATACGGCTGAAGTATTGAAGAAATACAAGAAAGTGGTAGTTGCCGAACAGAATCTGGGACAATTTGCCGGTTATCTCCGCATGAAGGTGGATAATTTCACTCCGTATCAATTCAATGAAGTCAAGGGACAGCCGTTCGTAGTAAGCGAATTAGTGGCTGCCTTCACCGAGATTTTAAATAAATAA
- a CDS encoding endonuclease/exonuclease/phosphatase family protein, with product MRHIGRFVAYLILAVNIFFIGLLLLTAYSPYIKPAAHPVESCFGLAFPIFLVINICFLVFWLIIQNYKFSLVTLISLLLCYPQIRTYFPINFHTNKLPENSFKVLSYNIMGFDGAVKKDGENPILNYLKNSGADILCLQEYQTIESSHYLSQKDVEKALKDYPYHKIQTVGSGKGHTNRIACYSKYPILSSRRLDYVSEYNGSAVYELKIGEDTVMLINNHLESNKLTKEDKVVYESMLKSPETKKVKSGARLLIRKLAEASAIRGSQADSIAQKIAASQHPYIIVCGDFNDTPISYAHRVIGQGLNDTFTQSGRGLGISYNQNKFYFRIDNILASKNLKSYNCTVDRSIKESDHYPIWCYLKKKE from the coding sequence ATAAGGCATATTGGCAGATTCGTCGCTTATCTGATTTTAGCGGTCAACATCTTCTTCATAGGTTTGTTGCTTCTTACCGCTTACAGCCCGTATATTAAGCCGGCCGCACATCCCGTGGAATCTTGTTTCGGACTGGCATTTCCTATCTTTCTGGTGATTAATATTTGTTTTCTGGTCTTTTGGCTTATTATCCAGAACTATAAGTTTTCATTAGTCACATTGATAAGTCTTCTTCTATGCTATCCGCAGATACGGACTTATTTTCCTATTAATTTTCATACGAACAAGTTACCGGAAAACAGCTTCAAAGTTTTATCGTACAATATAATGGGATTCGATGGAGCCGTTAAGAAAGACGGAGAGAACCCTATTCTAAATTATCTGAAAAACAGTGGAGCAGACATCCTATGCCTACAAGAGTACCAGACCATTGAATCTTCTCATTATCTCAGCCAGAAAGATGTCGAGAAAGCTCTGAAAGATTATCCTTATCATAAGATTCAAACTGTAGGAAGCGGAAAAGGCCATACCAACCGGATAGCCTGTTATTCCAAATACCCCATACTTTCGTCCCGCAGATTAGATTATGTCAGCGAATACAATGGCTCTGCGGTTTATGAGCTAAAAATAGGAGAAGATACTGTAATGCTTATCAACAACCATCTGGAATCTAATAAACTGACGAAAGAAGATAAAGTTGTCTATGAAAGTATGCTCAAATCTCCCGAAACGAAAAAGGTAAAAAGCGGTGCCCGCCTGCTTATCCGCAAACTGGCAGAAGCTTCTGCCATCCGTGGTTCGCAAGCCGACAGCATCGCACAAAAAATTGCAGCGTCACAGCACCCTTACATTATCGTATGCGGTGACTTTAACGATACACCCATCTCCTACGCTCACAGAGTTATCGGCCAGGGACTGAATGATACTTTCACACAATCAGGTCGCGGACTGGGTATCTCTTACAATCAAAACAAATTCTACTTCAGGATTGACAATATCCTAGCAAGTAAAAATCTAAAATCTTATAACTGTACGGTAGACCGATCTATAAAAGAGTCTGACCATTATCCAATCTGGTGTTATCTGAAGAAAAAAGAATAA
- a CDS encoding HU family DNA-binding protein, producing MNKSELISAMAAESGLTKADSKKALDAFMASITKALKAGDKVSLVGFGTFAVSERAARLGINPSTKQSITIPAKKVAKFKPGMELTLAIG from the coding sequence ATGAACAAGTCAGAACTTATCAGCGCTATGGCAGCAGAGTCCGGTTTGACAAAAGCGGATTCTAAGAAAGCATTGGATGCTTTCATGGCATCAATCACAAAGGCTCTAAAGGCTGGTGATAAAGTATCATTGGTTGGCTTCGGTACGTTTGCTGTGTCAGAAAGAGCAGCACGTCTGGGCATTAATCCTTCTACCAAACAGAGCATTACGATTCCTGCAAAGAAAGTTGCTAAGTTTAAACCTGGTATGGAGTTGACTTTGGCCATCGGATAA
- a CDS encoding M3 family metallopeptidase — MFKKCIFILATTCMMYSCTTQTETNPFLSEFQTEHGVPPFDKIKLEHYEPAFLKGIEEQNANIDAIVNNSETPTFENVIVALDNSAPILDRVSAIFYNMTDAEKTPGLNELSIKIAPTLSEHSDNISLNQELFKKVNAVYQQKESLKLTTEQERLLEETYKDFVRSGANLSSEKQARLREINKQLSTLGLTFSDNILNENNAFKLYIDKEKDLAGLPEWFRQSAAEEAKADGQEGKWLFTLGNASRLPFLQYSENRPLREQIYKAYINRGNNNDKNDNKKIITDIVSLRLEKAQLLGFDCYSNFVLDNTMAKNSTTVMNFLNNLWSYSLPKAKAEAADLQKIMDKEGKGEKLEAWDWWYYTEKLRKEKYNLEEDEIKPYFKLENVREGAFAVANKLYGITLTKLEGIPVYHPDVEVFEVKDADGSHMGIFYVDYFPRPGKSGGAWMSNYREQQGDIRPLVCNVCSFTKPVGDTPSLLTIDEVETLFHEFGHALHGLLTKCNYKGISGTNVVRDFVELPSQINEHWATEPEVLKMYAKHYQTGETIPDSLIEKILNQKTFNQGFMTTELLAAAILDMNLHNLTDTKNLDVLAYEKEAMNQLNLIPEIAPRYRTTYFNHIIGGYAAGYYSYLWANVLDNDAFEAFKEHGIFDKKTADLFRYNVLEKGNSEDPMTLYKNFRGAEPQLEPMLKNRGMK; from the coding sequence ATGTTTAAGAAGTGTATTTTTATTTTAGCTACAACTTGTATGATGTACTCCTGTACCACACAAACGGAAACGAATCCGTTTTTGTCTGAGTTCCAAACCGAACATGGCGTACCGCCCTTCGATAAAATTAAACTGGAACATTACGAACCCGCCTTTTTGAAAGGGATCGAAGAACAAAACGCGAATATCGATGCAATAGTGAATAATTCTGAAACACCTACTTTTGAAAATGTAATCGTTGCTCTCGACAATAGCGCCCCGATACTGGACAGGGTTAGTGCTATTTTCTATAATATGACGGATGCCGAAAAAACACCCGGCCTGAATGAACTGTCCATAAAAATAGCTCCGACATTATCAGAGCACAGCGATAATATCTCATTGAACCAAGAGCTCTTTAAAAAAGTAAATGCCGTATACCAACAAAAAGAATCTTTGAAACTGACCACTGAACAAGAGCGTCTGTTGGAAGAGACTTATAAAGACTTTGTTCGCTCCGGTGCAAACCTTTCTTCCGAAAAGCAGGCACGTCTGCGTGAGATCAACAAACAGTTATCCACATTAGGTCTTACATTCAGCGATAATATTCTGAATGAAAATAATGCTTTCAAACTATACATCGACAAAGAAAAAGATCTTGCCGGACTGCCCGAATGGTTCCGCCAAAGTGCAGCAGAAGAAGCAAAGGCAGACGGTCAGGAAGGAAAATGGCTGTTCACTTTAGGAAATGCCAGCCGACTCCCATTCCTGCAATACTCAGAAAACCGCCCGTTGCGTGAACAGATATACAAGGCTTATATTAATCGCGGTAACAACAATGATAAGAACGATAACAAGAAAATCATTACGGACATTGTAAGTCTTCGCCTTGAGAAAGCACAATTACTGGGCTTTGACTGTTATTCCAATTTCGTTCTGGATAACACAATGGCTAAGAACTCCACTACTGTAATGAATTTCCTGAATAACCTGTGGAGCTACTCCTTACCGAAAGCAAAAGCCGAAGCTGCTGATTTGCAAAAGATCATGGATAAAGAAGGCAAAGGAGAAAAACTGGAAGCATGGGACTGGTGGTATTATACTGAAAAGCTTCGCAAAGAGAAATATAATCTTGAAGAAGATGAAATCAAGCCTTACTTTAAACTGGAAAACGTACGTGAAGGAGCTTTCGCAGTTGCCAACAAGCTCTATGGCATTACATTAACGAAGCTGGAAGGTATTCCCGTATATCATCCTGACGTAGAAGTATTCGAAGTAAAAGACGCAGATGGCTCTCATATGGGTATCTTCTATGTAGACTACTTCCCACGCCCGGGCAAGAGCGGTGGTGCATGGATGAGTAACTATCGTGAACAACAAGGCGATATTCGTCCACTGGTATGCAACGTATGCAGCTTCACTAAACCTGTAGGCGACACTCCGTCACTGCTGACAATTGACGAGGTAGAAACTCTGTTCCATGAATTTGGGCACGCTCTGCACGGATTATTGACTAAATGCAACTATAAAGGCATTTCCGGAACAAATGTCGTACGTGACTTTGTTGAATTGCCCTCCCAGATAAATGAACATTGGGCTACTGAACCTGAAGTACTGAAAATGTATGCCAAGCATTATCAGACAGGAGAAACCATTCCCGACAGCCTTATCGAAAAGATTCTGAATCAGAAAACCTTCAATCAAGGCTTCATGACCACAGAATTACTGGCTGCAGCTATTCTGGATATGAATCTGCACAACCTGACTGACACCAAGAATCTGGATGTATTGGCATACGAGAAAGAAGCCATGAATCAATTGAATCTTATCCCCGAAATAGCCCCGCGTTATCGTACCACCTACTTCAATCATATCATCGGTGGTTATGCTGCAGGCTACTACAGCTATTTATGGGCAAACGTATTGGATAACGATGCTTTTGAAGCTTTTAAAGAGCATGGTATCTTCGACAAAAAGACAGCAGATCTTTTCCGGTATAATGTTCTTGAAAAAGGTAACAGCGAAGACCCGATGACACTTTACAAGAATTTCCGTGGTGCTGAGCCTCAACTGGAACCAATGTTAAAAAATCGTGGAATGAAGTAA
- a CDS encoding rhomboid family intramembrane serine protease, whose protein sequence is MNAIPTVTKNLLIINVLVFLATIVAQSYGLDLARYLGLHFFLADNFNIAQLITYMFMHGGFTHLFFNMFALWMFGRILEQVWGPKRFLFYYLVCGIGAGFIQEIVQYVHYEMVLSAYTSVNTGYSVIPMGEYLNMMTTVGASGAIYAILLGFGMLFPNQPLFIFPLPFPIKAKYFVIGYALIELYAGFANNPGDNVAHFAHLGGMIFGFILIMYWRKKDRGNGYYYN, encoded by the coding sequence ATGAATGCCATACCAACAGTTACTAAGAACCTATTAATCATTAATGTACTGGTCTTTCTTGCGACCATTGTTGCTCAAAGTTACGGCCTGGATTTAGCCCGTTATCTGGGACTTCACTTTTTTCTTGCCGATAATTTTAATATAGCACAGCTCATCACATACATGTTCATGCATGGAGGCTTTACGCATCTATTTTTTAACATGTTCGCATTGTGGATGTTTGGCCGTATCCTCGAACAAGTGTGGGGACCGAAACGTTTTCTGTTTTACTACCTGGTATGTGGCATCGGCGCAGGATTTATACAGGAAATCGTTCAATATGTACATTACGAAATGGTGCTTTCTGCATACACCAGCGTCAACACGGGCTATTCTGTCATTCCGATGGGAGAATATCTCAACATGATGACTACTGTAGGAGCGTCGGGAGCTATATATGCCATCCTGCTGGGATTCGGAATGCTGTTCCCCAACCAGCCGTTATTTATCTTCCCGCTGCCATTCCCGATCAAGGCTAAGTATTTCGTTATCGGATACGCATTGATTGAACTGTATGCAGGATTTGCTAACAATCCGGGTGACAATGTAGCTCACTTTGCACACTTGGGTGGTATGATATTCGGTTTTATACTGATCATGTATTGGAGAAAAAAAGACAGAGGAAATGGGTACTATTACAACTGA
- the secDF gene encoding protein translocase subunit SecDF, with product MQNKGFVKVFAILLTLVCVFYLSFSFVTRHYNNKAKEYAKGDLKLEQDYLDSLSNEKVWFGNWTLKQCREMEISLGLDLKGGMNVILEVSVPDVIKALADNKTDEAFNQALATAAKQAISSQDDVITLFVREYHRIAPDARLSELFATQQLKDKVNQKTSDAEVEKVLRSEVKAAVDNSYNVLRTRIDRFGVVQPNIQSLEDKMGRIMVELPGIKEPERVRKLLQGSANLEFWETYNAKDVAPYLQAADNKLRSILANEAPADSAAVDSTAAPVMAQATSTADSLAAALKGENKAQTVDLAQIKKEHPLLAVLQVNSSGQGPVVAYANYKDTAEINKYLSMREIQAELPKDLRLKWGVSAYEYDPKGQTFELYAIRSTERNGRAPLEGDVVVSAKDEYDQFGKPAVSMSMNTDGSRRWAQLTKQNIGKSIAIVLDGYVYSAPNVNTEITGGNSQITGHFTPEQAKDLANVLKSGKMPAPARIVQEDIVGPSLGQASINAGVFSFIVALVLLMVYMCTMYGFIPGMVANGALVLNMFFTLGILSSFQAALTMSGIAGMVLALGMAVDANVLIYERTKEELRAGKGVKKALADGYSNAFSAIFDSNLTSIITGIILFNFGTGPIRGFATTLIIGILISFFTAVFMTRLVYEYFMNKDKWLNLTFSSKISKNLMANVHFDFMGGNKKWLTITGVILVICIGSLFVRGLSQSIDFTGGRNFKVQFENAVEPEQVRELISSKFGDANVSVIAIGTDKKTVRISTNYRIEEDGNNVDSEIEAYLYETLKPVLTQNITLETFIDRENHTGGSIVSSQKVGPSIADDIKTSAMWSVVLALIAIGLYILIRFRNIAYSVGSVAALTSDTLMILGAYSLCWGWMPFSLEIDQTFIGAILTAIGYSINDKVVIFDRVREFFGLYPKRDKKQLFNDSLNTTLARTINTSLSTLIVLLCIFILGGDSIRSFAFAMILGVVIGTLSSLFIASPIAYMMLKNKKIAEPAAEVAK from the coding sequence ATGCAAAACAAAGGATTTGTAAAGGTTTTTGCAATTTTGCTCACACTGGTATGTGTGTTCTACCTTTCCTTCTCTTTTGTGACTCGCCATTATAACAATAAGGCAAAAGAGTACGCAAAAGGCGATCTGAAGTTAGAGCAGGACTACCTGGATTCTCTGTCAAACGAGAAAGTGTGGTTCGGCAATTGGACACTGAAACAGTGTCGTGAGATGGAGATCAGTTTAGGTTTGGACTTAAAGGGTGGTATGAACGTTATCCTTGAAGTTTCTGTTCCTGATGTTATCAAAGCATTGGCGGACAACAAAACCGACGAAGCATTCAACCAAGCATTGGCAACTGCCGCCAAACAGGCTATTAGCAGCCAGGATGACGTCATTACCCTGTTTGTTAGAGAGTATCACAGAATTGCTCCGGATGCACGTCTTTCCGAACTTTTCGCCACTCAACAATTAAAAGACAAAGTTAACCAAAAGACTTCTGACGCTGAAGTAGAAAAAGTACTACGTTCGGAAGTAAAAGCCGCAGTTGATAACTCATACAATGTACTCCGTACTCGTATCGACCGCTTTGGTGTGGTTCAGCCCAACATTCAGAGTCTGGAAGACAAGATGGGACGTATCATGGTGGAACTTCCGGGTATCAAAGAGCCAGAGCGTGTAAGAAAATTACTACAAGGTTCTGCTAATCTGGAGTTTTGGGAAACATACAACGCAAAGGATGTTGCACCTTATCTGCAAGCTGCTGATAACAAACTCCGCAGCATTTTAGCTAATGAAGCACCGGCTGACAGTGCAGCTGTTGACAGCACTGCTGCTCCAGTTATGGCACAAGCTACCAGCACTGCCGATAGTCTTGCTGCAGCATTGAAAGGTGAAAACAAAGCACAAACTGTCGATCTTGCACAAATCAAGAAAGAACATCCGTTGCTGGCCGTTCTGCAGGTTAACTCCAGCGGACAAGGCCCGGTTGTAGCTTATGCTAACTATAAGGATACTGCTGAGATCAACAAGTATCTTTCTATGAGAGAAATTCAAGCTGAACTCCCGAAAGACCTCCGTCTGAAATGGGGCGTTTCTGCTTATGAATATGATCCGAAGGGTCAGACTTTCGAACTTTATGCTATCCGTTCAACCGAACGTAACGGACGTGCGCCATTGGAAGGTGACGTTGTTGTTAGCGCTAAAGACGAATACGACCAATTTGGTAAACCAGCTGTAAGTATGTCTATGAACACAGACGGTTCACGCCGCTGGGCTCAGTTGACTAAGCAAAACATTGGTAAGAGCATTGCTATCGTATTGGATGGTTATGTATATTCCGCACCGAATGTAAATACTGAAATTACAGGTGGTAACTCACAAATTACCGGACACTTCACTCCTGAGCAAGCAAAAGACTTAGCGAACGTATTGAAGTCAGGTAAGATGCCGGCTCCTGCACGTATCGTTCAGGAGGATATCGTAGGTCCGTCTTTGGGACAGGCTTCCATCAACGCCGGTGTATTCTCATTCATCGTGGCATTGGTACTGTTGATGGTTTATATGTGTACCATGTATGGCTTCATTCCGGGTATGGTTGCCAATGGTGCATTGGTACTGAACATGTTCTTTACGTTGGGGATCCTTTCGTCTTTCCAGGCGGCCTTGACAATGTCCGGTATTGCCGGTATGGTGTTGGCATTGGGTATGGCTGTGGATGCTAATGTATTGATTTACGAACGTACCAAAGAAGAATTGCGTGCAGGTAAGGGGGTGAAGAAAGCACTCGCAGATGGTTACTCCAACGCATTCTCAGCTATCTTCGACTCTAACTTAACTTCTATTATTACAGGTATAATCCTGTTCAACTTCGGTACAGGTCCTATCCGTGGTTTCGCCACGACTTTAATTATCGGTATCTTGATTTCATTCTTTACCGCTGTGTTTATGACACGTTTGGTTTATGAGTACTTCATGAATAAAGATAAATGGTTGAACCTGACCTTCTCTTCCAAGATCTCCAAGAACTTGATGGCGAATGTACATTTTGACTTCATGGGTGGCAACAAGAAGTGGTTGACAATTACAGGTGTTATTCTTGTAATCTGTATCGGTTCACTCTTTGTACGCGGTCTAAGCCAAAGTATCGACTTCACAGGTGGACGTAACTTCAAGGTACAATTTGAGAATGCGGTAGAACCAGAACAAGTACGCGAGTTAATCTCCAGTAAATTTGGTGACGCTAACGTTAGTGTAATCGCTATCGGTACAGATAAGAAAACTGTACGTATCAGTACAAACTATCGTATTGAAGAAGACGGCAACAATGTTGACTCTGAAATAGAAGCATATCTTTATGAGACATTGAAGCCCGTATTGACGCAAAACATTACTCTGGAAACATTTATCGATCGTGAAAACCATACTGGTGGTAGTATCGTCAGCTCACAGAAAGTAGGTCCGAGCATTGCAGATGATATCAAGACTTCCGCTATGTGGTCTGTAGTACTTGCTTTGATTGCAATTGGCCTGTACATCTTGATTCGTTTCCGTAACATTGCATATAGTGTGGGTTCTGTAGCTGCACTGACAAGTGATACATTGATGATCTTGGGTGCTTATTCTCTCTGCTGGGGCTGGATGCCATTCTCACTGGAAATTGACCAGACATTCATCGGTGCTATTCTGACAGCTATCGGTTACTCTATCAATGACAAGGTGGTAATCTTCGACCGTGTACGTGAGTTCTTCGGCCTGTATCCGAAACGCGACAAGAAACAGTTGTTCAATGACTCATTGAACACTACTCTGGCACGTACTATCAATACTTCATTGAGTACATTAATCGTATTGCTGTGTATCTTCATCCTTGGTGGTGACTCTATCCGCAGCTTCGCATTCGCAATGATCCTCGGTGTTGTAATTGGTACATTGTCTTCTTTGTTCATTGCATCTCCTATCGCATACATGATGTTGAAGAACAAAAAAATAGCTGAGCCGGCTGCTGAAGTAGCTAAATAA
- a CDS encoding rhomboid family protein, whose product MGTITTDLKEAFRRGNIYIQLIYINVAVFVVTTLTEVILQLFNRSLGGVFEWLELPASFTQFIIQPWSLFTYMFMHAGFLHILFNMLWLYWFGALFLMFFSAKHLRGVYILGGICGGLLYMVAYNVFPYFRPMVDYSFMLGASASVLAIVAATAYREPNYPIRLFLFGTIRLKYLALIVIGTDLLFITSSNAGGHIAHLGGALAGVWFAAGLSKGRDITSWINKILDAIVSVFSFKPRKPKMKVHYGNSRQKDYDYNARKKVQSEEIDRILDKLKKSGYESLTTEEKKSLFDASKR is encoded by the coding sequence ATGGGTACTATTACAACTGATCTTAAAGAAGCTTTTCGGAGAGGGAATATTTATATCCAACTGATTTATATCAACGTAGCCGTCTTCGTGGTTACTACGCTGACGGAAGTTATTTTGCAGCTATTCAACCGTAGTCTTGGAGGGGTATTTGAATGGTTGGAACTTCCTGCTTCATTTACCCAATTCATCATACAGCCTTGGTCACTGTTCACATACATGTTTATGCATGCAGGTTTTCTGCATATTCTGTTCAACATGCTATGGCTATATTGGTTTGGCGCATTGTTCCTGATGTTCTTCTCTGCAAAGCATTTGCGGGGAGTTTATATATTGGGAGGTATTTGCGGCGGATTGCTGTATATGGTGGCATATAACGTTTTTCCGTATTTCCGTCCGATGGTTGACTACTCATTTATGCTGGGAGCATCTGCTTCTGTGCTTGCTATTGTAGCTGCGACCGCATATCGTGAGCCGAACTACCCGATACGATTATTCCTATTTGGCACGATACGACTGAAATATCTGGCACTGATTGTTATCGGTACTGATTTACTGTTCATCACATCCAGCAATGCAGGTGGACATATCGCCCATTTGGGTGGCGCATTAGCAGGAGTCTGGTTTGCAGCAGGACTGAGTAAAGGAAGAGACATTACGTCCTGGATCAATAAGATTCTGGATGCTATCGTTTCAGTATTCAGCTTCAAGCCTCGCAAACCCAAAATGAAAGTGCATTATGGTAACAGTCGTCAGAAAGACTACGATTACAACGCCCGCAAGAAAGTTCAGTCAGAAGAAATAGATCGCATCCTCGATAAACTAAAAAAATCGGGATACGAAAGCCTGACTACGGAAGAAAAGAAAAGTCTTTTCGACGCGAGCAAACGATAA